One Methanoculleus sp. 7T genomic window carries:
- a CDS encoding M28 family metallopeptidase produces the protein MQQLSLRTVAAVLLIVIAGIAPAAALDDLTADPAKIEEMTRDLCTFERAEGSEERTAAATYIAGAMEERGLSVSTGRFAYTNCYFDPPLALSSNIIGVREGATDRIVVISAHYDTAGPETPGADDNAAGVATMLEVARILNDTPLNRTVYFIAFGGEETGLDGSRRWLADNPDLHSRIVAAINLDCIASGDRLLATVLPQHWWILDALPPSGCIEETPARLLDAARGDEHAFRAAGIPTIRLYERDSHAIIHTADDRPERLNYTLAAECAEIVVGTVVGLDAGGDGPGIDLSVENGTVIFTTLNDAPIEVIVDGTSLGVLPSGSVTLPKGPHVVQAVTYGPTGAKAVATVMGEGVEIVPPTVSGSAVTIPWGADPGEDPMIHLTFAAVPLSYRLDRPEEVARVDGCFDGILIRGLEDGQAVIPVREPHSFTAVAYGADGSVLGADRADFSLASYRAVDLDGGLLQVDETGGVTCSASARTYTRTYTPGERYDIVVGCDYRDTADVFLQTAEFRVDGPGGQKSECHFFDVPVLNDSRRGEIRFWLEPEGPGTYRWTISCSEGDRRGAETGSLVLS, from the coding sequence ATGCAACAACTATCTCTACGGACGGTCGCCGCCGTGCTTCTGATCGTGATCGCCGGGATCGCGCCGGCGGCCGCACTCGACGATCTTACGGCCGATCCTGCAAAAATCGAGGAGATGACCCGCGACCTCTGCACGTTCGAGCGAGCAGAAGGGTCGGAAGAGCGAACGGCGGCGGCGACCTATATCGCCGGTGCGATGGAGGAGCGCGGGCTCTCGGTCAGCACCGGGAGATTTGCGTATACCAACTGCTACTTCGACCCGCCGCTTGCCCTCTCCTCAAACATCATCGGCGTCAGGGAGGGGGCGACCGACCGGATCGTCGTCATCTCTGCGCACTACGACACCGCCGGCCCGGAGACGCCCGGCGCCGACGATAATGCCGCGGGCGTTGCAACGATGCTCGAAGTCGCCCGGATCCTCAACGATACACCCCTGAACCGGACGGTCTATTTCATCGCCTTCGGCGGCGAGGAGACCGGACTTGACGGGAGCAGGCGGTGGCTCGCCGACAACCCGGACCTCCACAGTCGGATCGTCGCCGCGATCAACCTCGACTGCATCGCCTCCGGGGACCGTCTGCTGGCCACGGTGCTCCCCCAGCACTGGTGGATCCTTGACGCGCTCCCGCCGTCGGGGTGCATCGAGGAGACGCCGGCCCGGCTGCTTGACGCTGCACGGGGGGACGAACATGCCTTCCGTGCCGCCGGGATACCGACGATCCGGCTCTACGAGCGCGACAGTCATGCAATCATCCATACCGCCGACGACCGGCCGGAGAGGCTCAACTACACCCTTGCCGCAGAGTGTGCTGAGATTGTCGTCGGGACGGTTGTGGGGCTTGACGCGGGCGGTGACGGGCCGGGAATCGACCTTTCGGTCGAGAACGGGACAGTCATCTTCACAACTCTAAATGACGCACCGATCGAGGTGATCGTCGACGGCACCAGCCTCGGGGTGCTCCCGTCGGGGTCGGTCACCCTCCCGAAAGGTCCGCACGTTGTGCAGGCAGTCACCTACGGCCCCACCGGGGCGAAAGCGGTCGCGACGGTCATGGGGGAGGGGGTAGAGATCGTGCCGCCGACGGTATCGGGGAGCGCCGTCACCATTCCCTGGGGAGCTGACCCTGGCGAAGACCCAATGATCCACCTCACCTTTGCGGCCGTCCCGCTCTCCTACCGCCTCGACCGCCCGGAAGAGGTCGCCCGCGTCGACGGTTGCTTCGATGGGATCCTGATCCGGGGTCTCGAGGACGGCCAGGCGGTGATCCCGGTCCGGGAGCCGCACTCCTTCACGGCCGTGGCCTACGGAGCCGACGGCTCGGTCCTCGGGGCCGACCGGGCCGATTTCTCCCTTGCGAGTTACCGGGCGGTGGATCTCGACGGAGGGCTTCTGCAGGTTGATGAGACCGGCGGGGTTACCTGCTCCGCGTCGGCCCGCACCTATACCCGCACCTACACTCCCGGAGAGCGCTACGATATCGTGGTGGGGTGCGACTACCGGGACACTGCGGACGTGTTCCTGCAGACAGCAGAGTTCCGGGTGGACGGCCCCGGCGGCCAGAAGTCTGAATGCCACTTCTTCGACGTGCCGGTCCTCAACGATTCCCGACGAGGGGAGATCAGGTTCTGGCTGGAGCCGGAGGGGCCGGGCACCTACCGCTGGACCATCTCCTGCAGCGAGGGGGACAGAAGGGGCGCGGAGACCGGGAGCCTCGTCCTCAGCTGA
- a CDS encoding NUDIX hydrolase has translation MPEKPFYLAVSALIRDGTGKVLLLKRAADGPINPEKWDLPGGTLDPGETFDRALRREAREETGMRVTLRHVAGAGELDLPTKRIAYLIMACDADRTEVSLSPEHEDYTWVAPEEAAAMDLAEQFRGLFGGRSEPER, from the coding sequence ATGCCGGAAAAACCGTTCTACCTCGCAGTCTCAGCGCTCATCCGGGACGGCACGGGGAAGGTCCTCCTCCTGAAGCGTGCCGCCGACGGCCCCATCAATCCGGAAAAGTGGGATCTTCCCGGAGGGACGCTCGACCCCGGGGAGACCTTCGACCGTGCCCTCAGGAGGGAGGCCCGGGAAGAGACCGGGATGCGGGTCACCCTCCGGCACGTCGCGGGCGCCGGGGAACTCGACCTCCCGACGAAGAGGATCGCCTACCTGATCATGGCCTGCGATGCCGACAGAACCGAGGTCAGCCTCAGTCCGGAGCACGAGGACTACACTTGGGTTGCGCCCGAGGAGGCGGCGGCGATGGACCTTGCTGAGCAGTTCCGGGGGTTGTTTGGGGGCAGGAGTGAACCAGAGCGTTGA
- a CDS encoding AEC family transporter, whose translation MTGTVTDFLVVADQIFILVLLIAAGYVAVSTKIMDPRATRGLSGLLINITIPALIVASMQVPITPARLAGAETLLLATGVFYVFSFAVAWVVSKAMRVPPEKEGVLQFAIVFGNVGFMGFPVAQTLFGADSLFYVAIFNLVFNLLVFSVGIAMLTGEKEGGFDPRLLANPGIAASVAGFLLFLGSVEIPSPFIDAIGLLGGVTTPLAMIIVGAMLATFPAREMIGNWRIWAASAVLLIAVPVAYRYLFSPVFSDPLINGVMITMAAMPAAANTVIFAEQYGADARLASQIVFVSTIGSLVTIPLMTTVLL comes from the coding sequence ATGACAGGTACGGTTACGGATTTCCTGGTCGTCGCCGACCAGATCTTCATTCTGGTGCTGCTGATCGCCGCCGGCTACGTCGCCGTCTCCACAAAGATCATGGACCCCCGGGCCACTCGGGGGCTCTCCGGGCTCCTCATCAACATCACCATCCCGGCGCTGATCGTCGCATCTATGCAGGTTCCCATCACCCCCGCACGCCTCGCCGGCGCCGAGACCCTACTCCTCGCAACCGGGGTATTCTATGTCTTCTCGTTCGCCGTAGCCTGGGTGGTCTCGAAAGCCATGCGGGTCCCGCCTGAAAAGGAGGGTGTTCTCCAATTCGCGATCGTCTTCGGGAACGTGGGGTTCATGGGGTTTCCGGTCGCCCAGACGCTCTTCGGCGCCGACTCCCTCTTCTACGTCGCCATCTTCAACCTCGTCTTCAACCTCCTCGTCTTCTCGGTCGGGATAGCGATGCTCACCGGGGAGAAGGAGGGGGGATTCGACCCGAGACTGCTTGCGAACCCCGGTATCGCTGCCTCCGTCGCCGGGTTCCTCCTCTTCCTCGGGTCGGTGGAGATCCCAAGCCCGTTCATCGACGCGATCGGCCTCCTCGGCGGCGTGACCACGCCGCTTGCGATGATCATCGTCGGGGCGATGCTCGCTACGTTTCCAGCACGCGAAATGATCGGGAACTGGCGGATCTGGGCGGCAAGCGCCGTCCTCCTCATAGCGGTCCCGGTGGCCTACCGCTACCTCTTCTCCCCGGTCTTCTCAGACCCCCTCATCAACGGCGTCATGATCACGATGGCCGCGATGCCGGCCGCCGCAAACACCGTTATCTTCGCGGAGCAGTACGGCGCCGACGCCCGGCTCGCGTCGCAGATCGTCTTCGTCTCAACGATCGGGTCGCTCGTTACGATTCCACTGATGACGACGGTGCTGCTGTAG
- a CDS encoding winged helix-turn-helix transcriptional regulator, with product MAPGSRFARIALIVFCILLLPSVACATPIQPVHGPYSEQLPSDPNPLYIWNVPLNILILEFVCVSAPALFIPIQILFSLSIWLRLGQKRVTYRNVLDNENRNAVYMCIQENPGILMKALSRVLCMNIGTTRYHVEVLCRMGKVFPEQNSGGVSYFVNADPFSDLERKIAGYLHDHQKSRILRFVLRHPGCTRKDIAFRLIMSGPNVTCHMKSLIRDGIIRNEREGRNMRYYLCPDVDEYLEDHEPWNSCAHPEAGKQAPYAAVKLRGSRDSG from the coding sequence ATGGCTCCAGGGTCGCGGTTCGCCAGAATTGCTCTGATCGTCTTCTGCATCCTGTTACTGCCGTCTGTCGCGTGCGCCACTCCCATTCAGCCAGTTCATGGCCCATACTCGGAGCAGTTACCTTCGGATCCGAATCCGCTGTATATCTGGAATGTTCCCCTGAACATCCTTATCCTTGAATTCGTGTGCGTGTCCGCCCCGGCGCTCTTCATCCCGATACAGATCCTCTTCTCGCTCTCCATATGGCTGCGCCTCGGCCAGAAAAGAGTCACGTACCGGAACGTCCTGGACAACGAAAACCGAAATGCGGTGTATATGTGCATACAGGAGAACCCTGGAATCCTTATGAAAGCTCTCTCCCGGGTGCTCTGTATGAACATCGGGACCACCAGATACCACGTGGAAGTGTTATGCAGGATGGGTAAGGTTTTCCCGGAGCAGAACTCCGGAGGAGTGAGTTATTTTGTCAATGCAGATCCTTTCTCCGACCTGGAGAGGAAGATCGCCGGATATCTCCATGATCACCAGAAGAGCCGGATATTACGCTTTGTCCTGCGGCACCCGGGATGCACGAGAAAGGATATCGCGTTCAGGCTCATCATGTCGGGCCCGAATGTCACCTGCCATATGAAGTCGTTGATCAGGGATGGTATCATCCGAAACGAGAGGGAAGGGCGAAATATGCGATATTATCTCTGCCCGGATGTGGATGAGTATCTAGAGGACCATGAACCGTGGAATTCCTGCGCACACCCTGAGGCGGGGAAGCAGGCACCTTACGCTGCCGTGAAGCTCCGGGGATCTAGGGATTCGGGATGA
- the comE gene encoding sulfopyruvate decarboxylase subunit beta, with translation MREGCVLDRLAALGVDTVASLPCDRTQDLCALIPERFRAVNLTREEDGVGICAGLAMAGERPVLHMQSSGLGNSLNAIMSLTVTFGLPLPVLASWRGVYHEAIPAQVPFNRAVPEVLAALGIPFTIIRDPSDEELIDTVVRDAYDSMRPHVGLILPAFWEGEEEACLPERVFPTRARESALAYRRMFRDPVMTRNDAIRVIAAALDSEAVVANIGVPSKELYAANDRDLNFYMLGSYTQATPIGLGLALATDKDVVVLDGDGSLLGTAVLPVVAAEAPENLTIACLDNGAFGSTGNQPTPASGQVDMELLALAAGIRNTCKVQDEEELSEAWDNRGRGPNFIHVVLAPGNAPVPNIPLTPAEIRERFVRAVGR, from the coding sequence ATGCGTGAGGGCTGTGTCCTCGACCGCCTCGCGGCCCTCGGGGTCGATACCGTGGCGTCGCTCCCCTGCGACCGGACGCAGGACCTCTGCGCCCTGATCCCGGAGCGATTCCGTGCAGTGAACCTCACCCGGGAGGAGGACGGTGTTGGGATCTGCGCCGGGCTCGCGATGGCCGGGGAGCGGCCGGTGCTCCATATGCAGAGTTCGGGGCTCGGGAACTCCTTAAATGCCATCATGTCGCTCACCGTCACCTTCGGCCTCCCCCTCCCCGTCCTCGCGAGCTGGCGGGGCGTCTACCATGAGGCGATCCCGGCCCAGGTGCCGTTCAACCGTGCGGTCCCGGAGGTGCTCGCGGCGCTCGGGATACCCTTCACGATCATCCGCGATCCATCGGATGAGGAATTAATAGATACGGTCGTCCGCGACGCCTATGACTCGATGCGGCCGCACGTGGGGCTGATCCTCCCCGCGTTCTGGGAGGGGGAAGAGGAGGCCTGCCTGCCGGAGCGGGTGTTTCCGACCAGGGCCCGGGAGTCGGCGCTTGCCTACCGGCGGATGTTCCGCGACCCGGTGATGACCCGGAACGATGCTATCCGCGTGATCGCGGCCGCCCTCGACAGTGAGGCGGTGGTTGCAAACATCGGGGTTCCCTCAAAGGAACTCTACGCGGCGAACGACCGGGACCTCAACTTCTACATGCTCGGGAGTTACACCCAGGCGACGCCGATCGGGCTCGGGCTTGCGCTCGCGACGGATAAGGACGTCGTCGTCCTCGACGGCGATGGGAGCCTGCTTGGCACCGCCGTCCTCCCGGTGGTGGCGGCAGAGGCTCCCGAGAACCTCACGATCGCCTGTCTGGACAACGGGGCCTTCGGGAGCACCGGGAACCAGCCTACCCCGGCCTCCGGCCAGGTGGACATGGAACTCCTCGCCCTCGCCGCCGGGATCCGGAATACGTGCAAGGTGCAGGATGAGGAGGAACTCAGTGAGGCCTGGGATAACCGGGGCCGGGGCCCGAATTTCATCCACGTTGTGCTCGCCCCCGGGAATGCACCGGTCCCGAATATTCCCCTTACCCCGGCCGAGATCCGGGAGCGGTTTGTGCGGGCGGTTGGGAGGTAG